Part of the Pseudomonas baltica genome is shown below.
CAGTACGCGGCTGAGGACTTCGCCGATGTAGCCGAGGAACAAGGTGCCCACCGAGCTCTTGTAGTGCTGCGGATCGCGACTGGCGATGGCCAGCAGGCCCTGGCCGCTGCTCAGATTGACCAGCGCGGTGGAGCCGATCTGCTTGCGTTGCTCTTCGCCGAAGAGGAAGTCCAGCTCGTGATCGCGCAAGGTCCCGGCCACACTTTTGCCGTCGGTGAGCAAGCCGCCGATGGCGCCCTTTGCTTCGGCGCTGGTGATCGAGCGGCCCACGGGCGTTGGCGCATCGCTGAACAGGATCAGGCTGACGAAGGGCACCTGGAATTCCTGGCGCAGGCTATCTTCGACGGCCATGACCACTTCTTCGAGGCTGCCGGCGTCCAGCAGGGCGAGGATCAGTCGACGCGTCTTGTCGAACAGCCGATCGTTGTCGCGTGCGACGTCCATCAGTTGTGACAACCGATGGCGCATCTCGATGTTGCGCTCGCGCAGCAGCTTCATCTGCCGCTCCACCAGCGACACGGTATCGCCGCGCTGATGAGGCAGACGCAACGAGGTCAACAGCTCCTCGTGCTCGACGAAAAAGTCGCCATGCTCGCGCAGGTAGGCGGCAACGTCTTCGGCAGCCAGCACCGGGCCTTCGGGCAGATCACTCATAAGCGCACTTGTCCTTCATACACGCGAACCGCAGGGCCCGTCATGATCACTGGATGGCCTTCGCCGGCCCACTCGATGGACAAGCGTCCGCCGGTGAGGTCGAGGGTAACGGGCGAGTCCATCCAGCCCTGACTGATGGCCGCGACGGCGGCAGCGCAGGCACCGGTCCCGCACGCCTGGGTTTCCCCGGCGCCACGTTCCCACACCCGCAACTGCGCGCGATGACGGTCGATGACCTGGATAAAGCCGACGTTGACCCGCTGCGGGAAGCGCGGGTGATGCTCGATCTTCGGCCCCAATTCGCGAACCGGCGCGCTGTTGACGTCCTCGACGCGCAGCACGGCGTGGGGATTGCCCATCGATACGGCAAAGATCTGCTCGGTCCGGC
Proteins encoded:
- a CDS encoding DUF484 family protein, translating into MSDLPEGPVLAAEDVAAYLREHGDFFVEHEELLTSLRLPHQRGDTVSLVERQMKLLRERNIEMRHRLSQLMDVARDNDRLFDKTRRLILALLDAGSLEEVVMAVEDSLRQEFQVPFVSLILFSDAPTPVGRSITSAEAKGAIGGLLTDGKSVAGTLRDHELDFLFGEEQRKQIGSTALVNLSSGQGLLAIASRDPQHYKSSVGTLFLGYIGEVLSRVLPRFTSALRSVR